TTGCCAGTCTAACGACATATTCTTGTGTTGTCGTAGCTCTTTGTAACTAGCGTGAATGGCCATGGACCCGGTGAAGACCGTACTGTGGAATTACATGTCACCGCACATTAGCTGGGCGTTGTCAACCGCAGGCATCAGGAAGATGCAACTTAGAGCTTTGCATCTCCGTTCGCATATTGAAACCTCGGCGATGACCTTAACACACAACGAAGAGCAATATGTGGTACCTTGAACGGGACTTCACTGACGCCCCCAATTTGGGTGAGCAACTACCACGGCGGTGCCTGAGCACGTTGGGCGACCGGTGGGAGTGGGTGGATAGACCGTCTGGATTTCACCCTATATGGGCAAATATATGTCTATTGGTGGCCTTTGTCTAACTGAATTACGCAGTCACAGGCATTTATTGTCAGCATCGTGATAAGTCTCGAGGTCGTAACCCCAGACTGCACCCTAGCAGAGGTTTTGAGGGGCTCCCGGCAAACATGGCTACCCACTCATTCGTTACCCCGAAAGAGTAACAACGCGAGTGAGCACAATGCCAGTCTGAGTCGGGTATTCACATTCCTCACAGTTTGAGTGGAAGTGACTGCAATTTGATGGAGATTATGCTGGCACCATAACCAGTCAATAGTTTAGTTAACCGTGATTAGCAAGAACGTGCAGGAGCAGCCAGCATTGAAGGCACGCTTACGAGAGCGTACCTTGAGAGCAGCCGGGTTGTGTATCTCTACCTGAAGACGGTACTTTGAGGTTCAGGTACACTGCTAATTTTTGTCCGCGGCAGTGCTTTTGAATCCGTCACGTGCAAGATGGCGGTGTCAGCAGCAGAGAATGAACAAACCTATCAGGCAGCGAGTGATTCTACGGACTGCAATAGTCATGCGAAACACAACGAGGATGGGAATGAGGGAATGCTGATGGATATTAGCGAAATGAAGGCAAAGCTGGAGGATAAGATGGAAACGAGGGAGTCGCTACAGGATATTAACGAAATGAAGGCAACGCTGGAGGATATGAGAGAAATGATGAAATCGCTGAAGGATATGAGGGAAATGATGGAGTCGCTGAAGGATATGAGGGAAACGAGGGAGTCGCTACAGGATATGAGGGAAATGATGGCGTCGCTGAAGGATATGAGGGAAACTAAGGAGATAGCTGAGACGATTAAATCGTTAGTACACTTGTTGCAGCGTGGCACGTTACACAAAGACGTCGTTGTTCCATGCGAGTTGAAAACGCCACATCCGGATGGTGGAGAAGGGACCTCACCGTCCGGTGGCGGTCAACAGCAGTTGTGTTCTGATCCTCCACAATTACAACATGCCAGTTTACAAGCGCAGTCGGGAAACATACCCGAAATTTGTGTGGTTAAAAAATCGCCTAATTTAACGGCCCATCAACACGCGGTATACAAGTCGCTGATCTATGTCCCtcgcaacttcaaggaggctgttgactggttgattgCCGTGAGGGGAGATGATGGAATGAAGAACTTGAAGGCTTTGGGCGCGGCGCTTTACGATTTTTACGCACACATGTCAGGTAGATTCACAGAGGTGTCAGATCTAGATAAAGTCATACGCGTTTCTAGAGAGTTCTTAGAGCAAGAGAAGCTTAAAAAGCGTCGATCCGTTAAGCGTATTCTGATCAAACTAAATGATCGTTTGCGTAAAACACCCGATCAGCTAGCTAAGGACACTGGCTCCGCAGACGATACGGAGAACGAGAAGTACTTACAAAAAAAGGGTCTCACTGCTGACACCATCGCAGAAAAGCTATGTTGCGTCGTGGATGCTTGTGCGGAGTTCCTGGGAAGAATAAAGAACCGCAGTCACTAcaagtctgcttacagtccGCAGGCGACGTGGGATGCGTCATTTTCGGCTCATCCGGAAACTGGCGTAGTAATCttcgtgggtattgcgccaatgttatgcgcaagcatatcatctTTGAATGCTGCTGTGTTTGCTGCGATGTTGAGATTTCCGCCGTTTATTGCGTATAAGCGTATGCAGGAGTTGATACAAGCCTTGGGTTACGTAGAGCCAGAATGCCGCGCTGGCATGACGGCTTCGTATGTCGGAGATGCCTTGGAAGGTTTTGAAGAGACAATTATCTTCCTTTACGAACTCGCTGGCTTCTGGATTTTCTACTGAGTAGGGCATGCAATGGCTGGATAAGCCGCCACGCGTTGCTTCTGAGCCCGCAATACAGTGGGTTGGCATCTCTTCACCACTCAGTAAACATCCCAAGTTTTTGAAATGCACTCGTAGCGAGCTTTGTGAATACGGTCTTCATCCACTGCACTGGCGTGGAAAACAACTATGGGCGTCTCGTGAATCGAGCTAGTGACGCAATTTGACCTGCGTTCATGCAGTTCCATACAACTAAATGTCTGCATACCCGATTCCATGTGGCAACCGACAGTTCACCAACAAAGCCGAgcactcctccacatcacctTGGGCGAACGATGTATCAATACCGCTTGGTGTAGCTTGTTAGCATAGCAGTTGCGAAAAACACGGCGCCTGCTGTGTGCATGACGTAATAACCTCGGTAGATTgcgtcacctagcaacgcgaTGTTTCATCACAGTTAGGTTACGAACGTGCACGCTATTGGTTTGCATTAGATACAGACGTGACGGTGCTCTTTACGAAGATGAGTGCTGGATTCCGCAAATCGTTTGCTTCCCACACTTTGACTAGAAGCTAAAGACGGCATCACGCATCGTCAATCGTGTATCACGCAAGACGCCTGGAAAAGGGTGGCGTGCCATCCGTTGTCAGCCTATGGGATGCGTGGCGATACGATTTCTACACATAAAAAAGGAATTAGCTGGTTTTAGTCACTAATAGCAGGACAAATACAAAACGATCGTTGAGAAAAGATTCTACTATTTGAATTTAACCTTAAATCTGGCAGTACGTTTAGCGGTAAAGTAGTCGTTATCATACAAGCCCAAAAGCGTCATTAGATTTGTCCTCTGTTTTGCTGGTTCCTTTATAGATTCAGACGTAGGTCTTGGTATCGGATATAACGCTGTTCCATCAACTGTATGGGGTTCGCTGGTCTCCTGCATTAGTGCACGCTTGATAAAATTTTTATCCTTTTCCTCTGGTTTGCTGCACATATATGCGTTTTAAATATTTAACAAACTTTAGATTGAGTTCTACAACGGACGGAAACGAATTTAGGGGCATTTTTTGGGCATTTAAAGCCACGATTGCAAGCCATTCGACATCATAGCAGATAGATACGTCCTCATCATTCGTGTGTTTGATGTTCTGTACGGGATCTACATGCAGGTACTCGATGTAATGCCTGCCCGGCATGGGCTTGTCCAATGCGAGGAAGTATGTATTCCCAAAGTCGTGTTTAACATTCGCCTCGAACTTTACATGCAAGTGGGCGGCAAACCAAAATCGTGGCTTTAATTTCGCAAGCAGCTCCCACGCATGTGGATTGCCAAGATTTCTGTCTTGTATATCGGGTGTTAGGAAGGGTTTCCTCCTCATAAGGTCTGCAGTATCACCAAAATGTTCAATGCCTCGGGGCCAGTCATGCGATAAGAAAATGTCAATCGGTTCTTCTATCTAATAATAATTGAGCCACATAGGCGACACTAATACCAACCAGCTGCAGTTTTTTAACATCATACTCCCGCACGTGATAAGCCGATTTTTTCGAGTGCTCATCATACGGTTGCTGCTCGAAGAACCCTTCGCTGCTATGAGATTTTTAAAGGCGTTCATACCACGGGTGTAGTCTCTGTGATAATATATTCCGGATAGACCCGCGATGCGTATTCCATTAACATTCACCACTCCGGAGTGGCCCATATAATAAATGTTCTTCGCCACCCAACCCCCGTAGTACCTATGTTTGTAATGAAACAACATGATTTGCGCTCATATGCCAATAGAGATAAATATACACACAGTAAGATATCTTACAAACATCGGAATCCCAAATAGACTAGATAAATCATGAAGTAGAAGTAATCGGATGACTACATTTTTCGGAGTTATAGAGCACGTCGCCCTAATATGATTCACATGGTAACACTTATGCGACAAAAGTTTCTGTGACACTTACAGCTCCTTGAGAAAAGCCGGTGCCTCGTGGTTTCCTCCCACGAATATTGTAAGCACAGGTGCCTCTTTGATCCCGTTGTAATAGTCCTTAAAATCGTGATAAGCCTTATATTTCGGCGGACACTGTAGATCTTCTAAATCAGATTCATTGCGGATGGCCTGAAAATCACCGCAGCAAAGCAACAGGTCCACCTTTATGTTGTCTGCGATTTCCTTTTCCCTAATTTTGGAGTATATCAGGTCAAGCTGGCCGTGAACGCAGCCTTCCACAGCCACCTAAACAACATTAGAAGCTACGTCTATCACATACATGCATTTTGGACGTTGCTACAACTTTGTCCGACCCTTACGGATGTGCGAGTTTtcacagcactgcgcccGCTCGCCACAGTTTGACCACCTTGGATCTGCAGACGCTACATATTTGCCTCTTAACATAAGTGACTTTATTAACTatttaattttttcattCGGGCCGTCAAAAAGGGTACGTGGGTGTCGGCCCTGCAGTGTGCTCTAGTACTTCAAATGACGCCCGTCTAACGGAAGACATTTGACGGCAAAATTGTTGATAGAGTTGTAAGATGAGAGTTTCTGATTTTGTAAACCTTGTCAGGCTACAATTATCGGTTAGTTTACACGCGCGTTCTGACCGTTGTCTCAACACCGCCGAAATTGATGACATTAGTTCTGACCCCTAGCAGGCATCCGTGCTTCCGGAAATCAAGTGGCACATTGCGCTCATATACACTGTGGCGCTAACGCTGCTGTTGGTACGCCTCTACATCGGTATGTAGTCCTCTAAGCATCGATATATGGTTTCAGGTGAATCGCTGCGCCATTTTATATTCGACAGAGCGTTCAGTGTCCATAGTTGGTGACACTAGTATGCGTTCAAAACAGTTCAGGGGAATTTCAGGAGTTACAGTACCATCTACCGGCTAGTGTCGGTGAAGGGGCACGTTTGTTAGCGACGGTCGCCACCATATTGACAAACCTTATACCCCTGGTGCTACCTCTCATGCTGACCAACTTCTTCAACCGCGTGCAcacgcagcagcaggcgaGATAGGGCACAGATGAGTGCTCTATCTCTGCGGTAGATGATACCATGTAAACACAACAAAAAGTTGTAGACGAAAAATTCAGCCAACATTGTCGACATAAACTGTCATTTTAAGGGAAAGATGTTTCCTTGTTCTACCATTGTTTGAAATGCTGTCGTATAATGCATAGGTTGAGTATGTGCCCTGCGATGATTATTTCGTCTATTTGGCGTTTTGCGATATCTTCATCGTTTTCAGGATCGTACTCGTTCAGGTCACCCATCTTTGTGGGAATATATCTGGACAACGCCCGCTTTAGTCGTTGTAGTTCGTACGAAACGGATTCCTGCACGGCGTGCAGGTCATCGAGAATGAGCAATGTGGAGAAGAGCCACCTGGACGATTTTTCGTCAATGTTTTTCCCTTTACTACCACATATGAAGTTAGCAAGCTTGTGCAAAATCTCTTGTACACTTGCAAAACTGACCCCGCGCTCACAAATCTTCAGGACATCCGGAGGCGGGGAGCGGAACAACAATTCCCAATGTGCATCCTGCAAGTTGTGGAGGTAGCTGCTGACGTTCGCCGCGTCTCCTTCACTTCGCAATATCCCAGTACAGTATTCGGCGAGGGCACACTTTTCTGTAGATTCGGCGTGCGACATTTTGGCGTTCACGTCGTCCTTCATGGTTTTGAAGAATTGCAATTCGTTGTTATTCATTACGAATGCGCAATCATTTTCCACTGACTCGGCCGCAATTTTCTGCAGCCTCTCAAACTGTTCCACTGTTTTTCCGTGGCTCTGCCTGCTGGTGTCGGTTGTTTCCACAGCGACGACCTCGGGAAGGCGtgcctcctcctcccttACGCTCCTTAGgtactcctccacatccatACCCTGGTAAAGTGTATACATGGAGCTGGGTTCACCTTCCGTTCCATATCCACACGCAACGTTCATTTTGCGTACCGTATGAATCCTCGAAGCCGTAGGCTGTCGCCGTAGATAAGCTACCCCGTGTCTATAACCATGAGTTGTTAACGCAGTTGGAAATTCCACCTCGCATCGCTAGTTTCTCAATAATTCAGTACGTTGGATGTTCTTTAGGTATCGGCATCGATCGTTGCTTACACACGGTCGATTTCCGTCAGTCGCCGAACTCAAGCCGCGCGTATTAGCGACGGATTCCTCCACATTTGCCTATGATTGGCAAGTATACAATTGGATTCCGCCACTCATTTCGGGTAGGAAGCGTTTTGTGGCGATTCGTCACGCTCGGCGTCGTTCGTCACCGTCTGTTGTCCAGGCTGATCGGATGGGGTCGAGGTGAGCAGCGGATCCGTGGCACTGATTATCACCGCTGTTTTATCGTCACCGGTGCTGGCAACAATGCTGGTGCTCTTGGAAACCCCGGCGGGGTACGGTCTCTTTAAAATAACCGACTCGCGCCTGCTCGAGTGCAGTGTAGAAGATGTCCCCTCGTTTTTCCGTGACGGCGACTCAGCACGCTCATCGTAAGTATTGTTTGTCGTCGATGATTGTTGTTAATGGTGATACGCTTTTTACTTGTTACGGGTTATTAGCTGCGGCCAACCACGGCACCTACATACGTGGCGGTTAGAACCTCTTTTGGTACGCACTGCCGTCTATTGTGTAATAAGGGTTGTGTATATAGTCATTGTGTGGCGTTTGCTGTTTATAACTGGGGACGGTATCCAGCATAATGGACTGATCCGTGCCCTCCACGGCCTTGTGATTCTCTTAAGCGTGACTGAATGGAGAGACGGATGCGTGTTTACGTACGTCTTTCACACTTTTGTTTCTCGCGACACGCTTTAAATATCGTGTAGGGTCAAGCTGTCTGCATTTTCGAAGTTCAAGACTACGGAAAATGCGCTTGAGGAGGCGACTGCCCTTTCCGAGTCTCGTCTGGGCAAGCAGCtgaagaagctgctgaacaAAAAGGTAGTTGGAGCAAAGGTGGTGGAGCCCCTTGCTGTTTGTGACAAGGTGCTGGCCGTCGAGATTCAGAAGAAGCTGAAGATTGATGTTGTGTACAACCCCTCCACGGTCGAAATCGCGCGCGGCCTCAAGAGCCAATTTTTTGAGTTAGTGGCTGGCATCACTGAGTCTGACTGCAAGTCTATGGCTCTAAGCCTATCGCATTCGCTGGCCAGGTTCAAGCTGAAATTTTCGCCTGACAAGGTGGACGTCATGGTGGTGCAGGCCATAGGGCTGCTAGACGATCTCGACCGCGAAGCGAACAACTTCGGCATGCGTTTGAAAGAGTGGTATGGCTGGCACTTCCCTGAATTGGCCCACATTGTGCCCGACATGGCACTGTACTCTCGTGCCGTGCGCCACATCGGTATTCGCGGCTCGACCTCATTTGATGATTTGGAGTCCTTCCTGCCCAAGGACGTGGTGGATGAGATAAAGAAGGCCTGCGAAATATCCATGGGTTCGGAGCTTTTGAGTGATGACCTCGAAGCAATCGTGGAACTCGCGGAGCGCCTTGAAGAGATGCTCGGGTACCGTGCTACTTTGGAGGAGTATTTGCGTGTCCGCATGCGAGCGCTTGCTCCCAACTTGACCTACATGGTCGGCGAGGTAATCGGCGCTCGGCTGTTATCGCACAGCGGCTCCCTCATTAATCTGGCTAAGCAGCCTGCCTCAACAGTTCAGATATTGGGAGCGGAGAAGGCGTTGTTCCGCGCCTTGAAGACAAACGCGCCCACACCCAAGTATGGCATCATTTACCATGCGGGGTTCGTTGGCCAGGCGCAGCCAAAGCACAAGGGTAGAATCTCTCGCATCCTTGCGGCCAAGCTAGCGCTTTGCGTCCGTGTGGACGCGCTGAAGGACTCCCAGGAGCCCACCGTCGCTATAGAGAACAAGCGTTATCTGGagcagaagctgctggagctctCCTCCAAGCCCGACATCACATCAGTCGGTGGGATAAAGCGTAGCGACAGGCCCGGACAGCTGCAGAAGCCGAAGTGGAACGCCTCGAAGCGCTTTAAGGCATCGAACGCCGAGTGACGCTTCTAATCGGTTACGGTGTTGGCGCAAAGTCGCCGTTTGCCTTGAATTTGTCAAAGCATAATATATAGTCATCTGAAGAGAGTTACGTAACCCAGTGTCTGCGTATTCTCCAACGCTGCGCGATGCCACGTATTCATTCAACAGATAGACAATTTAATGCACATAAGACTTAAAGCGCGTTTACTCTGGCTCACCCTGAGGGCCGTAGCGGCGCGCGCCCCGCATGTTTTTGTACGTTGTAGAAGCGCCGTTGACATTACAATTCGCTGGGTGCCGCGCCATACGCGCATTGGGACATGACTGGCGCTGTCAGATTAAGACACGGTGAGTTCAGACGTCGACTTGAGATCTAGCTTTTTCGTTGTTTGTCACCTCGTTGGCCTCGCCAGCACTTTTGTTGCCGTCCGTTCTTTCCGTGGTCTCTTCGCTTTCCTGTTGATCCGTGCCGCACTGCCTAACGGCGATCATTTGCAGTTTGTTCCTCAAGTTCGTGAAGCGTGAGTAGAGCGTTGGGAGGTTCGGCGTCTCTATGCCCACCAGATCGTGTTCCATGTGCCTGCAGAGGTGGTTCATTTTGGCGACCTTTTTGATGCATCCGTGGCTGAGGCCCTTTATCAGCAGCATTTTATTGTACGATGCGTACTCGGACTTCAGCGAGTTGAGCGTTTCAATGGCGGTGTAGTCGAACAGCGTTGTGGACGCCAGGAGCACTATAACTGTGGTCTCGGGGTCGTCTTCCGGAGTGAACACCCGCGTAAGCATGCGTTTGCTGGCGTAGAAAATGTTCCCCTCGATCTCGTAGTACTTGATGTTGGTTTCGTTGTCCATGTATATTTCCACCTTGAACCGCGACTTGGACTCCCAGACGTATGCGAACGCGGCAAGCACAACGCCTACGATAATTGCGAGGGGTATTATCACCAGGTTACACATGATGGTGACTGCCACAATGATGATGGCGTCGGACCTTGTGATTTTCATCTTCAGCTTAGGGTGCATGTTGCGTATGGCCTGTGGCATGAACGTCACGATGCACATGGGCAGGCTGAACCACTTGAAACAATGACACGAAACCGAGAACATGATCCCGCAGAGGCTTGGAATGGGTATATAGTTGAGCAGAGGGAACCCTCCTCCCAGCATGACGAATATGAAGAGGGCGGCGGCAATGCTCGACTCCTTGCCTCTCGAGCCCGCCTTGAGGTTCATGACGGATATTCCCACCATCGAGCTACCTCCTGAGGATCCCATGAAGGCGCTAAGCATGTTCCCGATACCGAGTCCGAACATTTGCTGGTTCGAGTTGGGGTCATTACCGCTTAGCGTCTTGATGATGTCGTTCACCATGAGCGCCTCCATGATAATGCTCCCTGCAAGAACGAAGACTTTGCATACGAAGGTCATGTTGAAATTAACCTTTCTAATCGCGCTCCAATGCGTCCACGACATGACAGGCAGCGCCGTCTCCGAGGTGAGGAATGCGACATCGCCTATGGTCGTGACCTTGATGTCGGGTGCTACTTGCTTTACAATGGCGAGATCGATGAAGACGACAACAAACACAGCAAGCAGCGCAGGTGGAAGATACTGCCCGACCTTCGGTATCTTATTGGTGAACTGCATTAGGACGAACGCGATCACGCAGTAGACAATCGCGAGCACGAGTTCGACGCCTGCTATGTAGTGATGTGTCTTAGGGTCCTGAAATCCGTGTAGTTGCGCTCTTGCGATAACTATGGCGAGCCCGTTACTGTAGCCTATTATGACTGACGTGCTTAAGAACTGGCTGATACTggcgaggtggaagaaTGAGCAGCATACTAGTATGACTCCGGCGAGGAAGACTGCCAAGAGCATGCTCCACAAATGGACCTCTATTTGCTCTGTCGTGGGACTTTCCATCGACAGAGCATACTTTCCAGCTACGGCGGCGAGTGCGCCGGACAGCCCCGTCATGATCCCGGGGGAGCCGCCGAACACCGCCGCGCATATGCATACTATCCACGTGCCGTGGAGAGCGACGTGCGGCGGAATCCCGGCGAGGAAGCTGAAGCTGATGATTTCTGGAAGCATGGTCATGCCGCATAGAAGCCCGTTGATGATTTCAGTGAGGTAGTACCCAAAGTTTTCCTTCGGGTTGGCGGTGAACCCCCACCCACTGGTGATTCCGGTCGAACATTTCACCAGGCTTCTTAGAACGCCGTGATAGAACGGCAGGCACATGAAGATGTCTTCGCATTCTCGCTTTTCGATGGGCGCTGGAACGGGCTCTCGCGTGCGTGTGTAGTCGTACCACGTGTGGTGGCTGAAGTCGTGATAATTGTACCCCGCCGTCTCCTCGTCCTTGCCATCGGTGTCGTAGTACCTGACACACACGTCCTTGTCCTCATCCTCGTACTGTATAACCTTGACGCGGTGGTCGGAGTGGTCTGTACGATCGGAGCGGCCGATGCTTACCCCCCTGGACATCTCATCACCGCTGCTAGCGATGGCACTTCCGCGATCTGTTTCCTCTCGCATCATCCTTATATTCGCTTAAAATACATTAGACAATCAATCGGGGTTCTCTTGGCAACACGGAGGCTCAAGTGTCCGATTTCCCCGTGAAATGCAGCTTTCTGTCGATCACCGCACTGAAAACGATAGAAGAATGTATCCTCCGCTTTGACTACACATTTTGCGTTAGAATCCTCCGTGGTCAGAATTTGGCAATCGTAAATGTCAACTGGTGTGTAGCGCGCGTCGTCGTCTAACCCGTCAACGGCGCAAACTGCTGCTAGAAAACTTTCGCTAAGACTCGTCACATTTAAACAATACAAGAGGTTATTGAACCTTTGGATTGCCGCATTTATGACCGTAATGACGTCGTACAATTTTCATACGTGTAACGCGGTGTGCCGAGTCTCTGTTTATCTGCTGTATCAGTAGATTATACTTAAAACCGATCATATGTGTCATAAAAGCAAATGTGTTGAGCACTGTTACGGGACAGTGAACCAGTGCCGCCGCATCCACCACGGGCACATGGTAGGAATCCACTTTAATACGAGACACAAAGCAACACAGTTTTATGGCTTAATGTGCCGTTGATGTGTCAGtgagttcacaggttggcTCGGGAACTAACGATGGTTGCGTCGATGAGTGAGGTAGTATCCGACGCATCACCCTTTTAGGCGTACTGTACCCCGCCACCGACCAGAATGAGGATTAATATTTCATATGTAAATATATGCATCGAAGAAGCGAGATGTGTGGCTCTATTTTTCGGCATTTATGTGTCGCTTGGTGGAATCAAATGTGCATCCTTTAGATTTCAGaccacgttgcccattTTTTTGTTTTTAATACACATGACATAGTACAACTCAAATTAGCTGCATGTGTCACATTTAGCTTCATTTTGTTTTGGTGGAGCACTGCGACACCGTCGCCGCGCGCGGATGCATTCAAAGCTGCCCACACATATAGGCGAAATTGGCGCACATTTATGTATTAGGCTGTGTTTTTACGTGCAGCTTGTAGAGCAAGGTTTTCGTATGTAATTTTTTGTGCCTGCCGGGTGGCTTCCGTATTCAGTGAACAACTTCGGTACGATGGGCCCTTCCAGGGGTGAACCCATATCCTTGGCTGATGTTTGGAACAAGGTAAAAGGGTTTTATTTGCTCGAAATCATTTTTCAGCTGAAAGGCATATCCATCTCTGTGGACTTCAACCGCAATGATCC
This sequence is a window from Babesia bigemina genome assembly Bbig001, chromosome : I. Protein-coding genes within it:
- a CDS encoding sulfate transporter, putative — translated: MMREETDRGSAIASSGDEMSRGVSIGRSDRTDHSDHRVKVIQYEDEDKDVCVRYYDTDGKDEETAGYNYHDFSHHTWYDYTRTREPVPAPIEKRECEDIFMCLPFYHGVLRSLVKCSTGITSGWGFTANPKENFGYYLTEIINGLLCGMTMLPEIISFSFLAGIPPHVALHGTWIVCICAAVFGGSPGIMTGLSGALAAVAGKYALSMESPTTEQIEVHLWSMLLAVFLAGVILVCCSFFHLASISQFLSTSVIIGYSNGLAIVIARAQLHGFQDPKTHHYIAGVELVLAIVYCVIAFVLMQFTNKIPKVGQYLPPALLAVFVVVFIDLAIVKQVAPDIKVTTIGDVAFLTSETALPVMSWTHWSAIRKVNFNMTFVCKVFVLAGSIIMEALMVNDIIKTLSGNDPNSNQQMFGLGIGNMLSAFMGSSGGSSMVGISVMNLKAGSRGKESSIAAALFIFVMLGGGFPLLNYIPIPSLCGIMFSVSCHCFKWFSLPMCIVTFMPQAIRNMHPKLKMKITRSDAIIIVAVTIMCNLVIIPLAIIVGVVLAAFAYVWESKSRFKVEIYMDNETNIKYYEIEGNIFYASKRMLTRVFTPEDDPETTVIVLLASTTLFDYTAIETLNSLKSEYASYNKMLLIKGLSHGCIKKVAKMNHLCRHMEHDLVGIETPNLPTLYSRFTNLRNKLQMIAVRQCGTDQQESEETTERTDGNKSAGEANEVTNNEKARSQVDV
- a CDS encoding nucleolar protein NOP5, putative, whose amino-acid sequence is MLVLLETPAGYGLFKITDSRLLECSVEDVPSFFRDGDSARSSVKLSAFSKFKTTENALEEATALSESRLGKQLKKLLNKKVVGAKVVEPLAVCDKVLAVEIQKKLKIDVVYNPSTVEIARGLKSQFFELVAGITESDCKSMALSLSHSLARFKLKFSPDKVDVMVVQAIGLLDDLDREANNFGMRLKEWYGWHFPELAHIVPDMALYSRAVRHIGIRGSTSFDDLESFLPKDVVDEIKKACEISMGSELLSDDLEAIVELAERLEEMLGYRATLEEYLRVRMRALAPNLTYMVGEVIGARLLSHSGSLINLAKQPASTVQILGAEKALFRALKTNAPTPKYGIIYHAGFVGQAQPKHKGRISRILAAKLALCVRVDALKDSQEPTVAIENKRYLEQKLLELSSKPDITSVGGIKRSDRPGQLQKPKWNASKRFKASNAE
- a CDS encoding lariat-debranching enzyme, putative, yielding MHVAVEGCVHGQLDLIYSKIREKEIADNIKVDLLLCCGDFQAIRNESDLEDLQCPPKYKAYHDFKDYYNGIKEAPVLTIFVGGNHEAPAFLKELYYGGWVAKNIYYMGHSGVVNVNGIRIAGLSGIYYHRDYTRGFFEQQPYDEHSKKSAYHVREYDVKKLQLIEEPIDIFLSHDWPRGIEHFGDTADLMRRKPFLTPDIQDRNLGNPHAWELLAKLKPRFWFAAHLHVKFEANVKHDFGNTYFLALDKPMPGRHYIEYLHVDPVQNIKHTNDEDVSICYDVEWLAIVALNAQKMPLNSFPSVVELNLNKPEEKDKNFIKRALMQETSEPHTVDGTALYPIPRPTSESIKEPAKQRTNLMTLLGLYDNDYFTAKRTARFKVKFK